In Thermoanaerobaculia bacterium, the genomic window GGCGCCGGGTCTGCGCCTCCCGGAAGGCGACCGTCAGGACCATCTCGACCGCGGCGGACAGCATGCCGGATTCATTCTAACCGGCTGAACGGAGCGTCCGCTCCGAGCACCCGCGAACCGGCCGGACCCGGCACTCCCCGCGCGTTTCGCCGGGGCTACGCCGCCGCGTGAATCCGCTCGAACTTGGCCTGAAGCGCGTCCCGGCTCTCGGTGTGGGCCGGGTCGATCACGATCGTTCCGTCGACCGGACACAGCTGGGCGCAGGTGGGCTCGTCGGCATGCCCGACGCATTCGGTGCAGAGTTCCGGGTTGACGAGG contains:
- a CDS encoding YfhL family 4Fe-4S dicluster ferredoxin — translated: MAMVILDTCIDCGKCEPECPNDAITQGDGIYLVNPELCTECVGHADEPTCAQLCPVDGTIVIDPAHTESRDALQAKFERIHAAA